The genomic stretch CAAAGGCACAGGCCCGACAAAGGATTTGTCCAGCCTGCTGTATATCTCGTCCGTCTTGGACCCAATTACCACAGACCTGGCAACGAACTCGACGTCTAGGTCGGCCAGGAAGATCAAAATCGTTAATATCCACCTTCACTTCTTCTACCTGAAAAAGATCATCGTCGGAGAGCGCCTTATAGGCCTCAAGCTGACGACGGTAGCGGTCGTCTATTTCAGGAAACAATCCATCAGCCAGCTTTCGGGCCTCCTCTCGGGCCACTATACGGAAGGCTCGATTGGTTTCCAGATTGACAAAAGTGGCAGCCATTATGCCATAGTCTACAAACTTAAGGGAACGTTTCCCGAGGGTGCAACCAGTAACCGATTGAATAGCATCGGTGGCGCAGCGATCTATCTCTACATAGACGAGAAACTTTTTGCGATCAGCCCCCTTGGGGTCTTGGATGCCGATAAGTTTAAGTCCAAGCATGGCCAGTCTTACGCCCAAGACTTGGCCCGGACAGAGATGACCATGGGTTTTTACGGATTCGGCCAGAAGTCTTTCAAATTCTTCCTTCTCAAGGAGAGTTTTCATCTCTCAAACCATATCGGGCCTTGAGATATTCGTCTACCCTTTCGGCCAAGGTCCTGGTCATTCCGGGAACCTTAGCGATCTCCGCTGGATCTGCCTGGGCTATGGCTTCCAGGCTACCAAAGTGTT from Thermosulfuriphilus ammonigenes encodes the following:
- a CDS encoding FmdE family protein, yielding MKTLLEKEEFERLLAESVKTHGHLCPGQVLGVRLAMLGLKLIGIQDPKGADRKKFLVYVEIDRCATDAIQSVTGCTLGKRSLKFVDYGIMAATFVNLETNRAFRIVAREEARKLADGLFPEIDDRYRRQLEAYKALSDDDLFQVEEVKVDINDFDLPGRPRRRVRCQVCGNWVQDGRDIQQAGQILCRACAFGGYFRRLNS